In one Vibrio sp. YMD68 genomic region, the following are encoded:
- a CDS encoding PA4780 family RIO1-like protein kinase, protein MKIPKRIQPLVDDGLVDEVQSQLMSGKEASVYIVRCGEEIRCAKVYKEATQRSFKKAVAYREGRKVRNSRRARAMEKGSGFGRDQQEKVWQSAEVDALFKLAAAGVRVPEPYGCYDGVLLMELVTDDDGYVAPRLNDVVMPAEQAIEDHAVMMTYVVKMLCAGLIHGDLSEFNVLVDEYGPVIIDLPQAVDAAANNNAEWMLTRDVNNIRDYYGQFAPELLTTEYAKEIWAIFEKGDLKPDTELTGTFVEQDIEADLAAIMKEIDDARSEERFRRERIKEAKEGIDESKFNWSE, encoded by the coding sequence ATGAAAATACCTAAGAGAATACAGCCTTTAGTCGACGACGGTTTAGTTGACGAGGTTCAGAGCCAATTAATGAGTGGCAAAGAAGCCTCGGTGTACATTGTACGCTGCGGTGAAGAGATCCGTTGTGCCAAAGTGTATAAGGAAGCGACTCAACGTAGCTTTAAAAAAGCCGTGGCTTATCGAGAAGGACGTAAGGTCCGAAACAGCCGCCGTGCTCGCGCTATGGAAAAAGGCTCTGGCTTTGGCCGCGATCAGCAAGAGAAGGTATGGCAAAGCGCCGAAGTCGATGCTTTGTTTAAGCTCGCTGCGGCCGGTGTAAGAGTGCCTGAACCTTACGGTTGTTACGATGGGGTATTGCTAATGGAACTGGTGACCGATGATGACGGTTACGTCGCGCCTAGGCTGAATGATGTGGTCATGCCTGCCGAACAAGCCATTGAAGACCACGCCGTTATGATGACTTACGTGGTGAAAATGCTCTGTGCAGGTCTCATTCACGGCGATCTCTCCGAGTTCAATGTATTGGTTGATGAATATGGTCCAGTGATCATTGATTTACCTCAAGCCGTTGATGCCGCAGCGAATAACAATGCTGAATGGATGCTCACTCGCGATGTCAATAATATCCGTGATTACTACGGTCAATTTGCACCAGAGCTTCTCACCACCGAATACGCGAAAGAAATCTGGGCTATCTTTGAGAAAGGTGACCTCAAACCAGACACTGAGCTAACGGGAACGTTCGTTGAACAGGATATCGAAGCTGATCTTGCGGCTATCATGAAAGAAATTGATGATGCGAGAAGTGAAGAACGCTTTAGACGAGAGCGAATCAAAGAAGCAAAAGAAGGCATTGATGAAAGTAAGTTTAACTGGTCTGAATAA
- a CDS encoding NUDIX domain-containing protein produces MIPLSTSIVSGVAISKVNGQLKILLMKRVKGGYWCHVAGSIEGSENGCQAIIREFQEETQIEVRTLYNAHFIDKFYEPHVNVLQMIPVFAVYCPDDQPVTLNEEHTEYRWCTLEEAIEITPFPGQHAVYRHVWSYFIDSEPDPLLKIPIINNIV; encoded by the coding sequence ATGATACCGCTCAGTACATCCATCGTGTCAGGGGTCGCCATTTCCAAAGTGAATGGCCAACTAAAAATTCTTCTAATGAAACGCGTCAAAGGTGGGTATTGGTGCCATGTAGCAGGGTCCATTGAAGGAAGTGAAAACGGGTGTCAGGCCATCATAAGAGAATTTCAAGAAGAGACTCAAATCGAGGTCAGAACGTTGTATAACGCCCATTTTATCGACAAGTTTTATGAGCCTCACGTCAATGTGCTTCAGATGATCCCTGTTTTTGCCGTGTATTGCCCCGATGATCAACCAGTGACATTGAACGAAGAGCACACCGAATACCGATGGTGTACCCTGGAAGAGGCGATTGAGATAACGCCATTTCCTGGTCAACACGCTGTCTACCGTCATGTGTGGTCATACTTTATCGATAGCGAGCCTGACCCATTGCTCAAGATCCCCATCATCAATAACATCGTGTAA
- a CDS encoding peptide-methionine (S)-S-oxide reductase encodes MEEIVFAGGCLWGVQEFMRHLPGVVSTEAGRANGTSNTTQGDYDGYAECVKTQFDPSIVSVTRLMTYFFEIIDPFSVNKQGQDVGEKYRTGVYSKHKEHLDIARRYINAQENSAQIVIEVLPLSNYVKSDEEHQDRLTLRPNDYCHIPQNILHKYREF; translated from the coding sequence ATGGAAGAAATCGTGTTTGCTGGTGGTTGCCTGTGGGGTGTTCAAGAATTTATGAGACATTTACCCGGTGTTGTTTCTACTGAAGCTGGCAGAGCAAATGGTACCAGCAATACAACCCAAGGCGATTATGATGGGTATGCAGAGTGTGTGAAAACTCAGTTTGATCCATCGATTGTTTCAGTCACACGATTAATGACTTACTTTTTTGAAATCATCGACCCTTTTAGCGTGAACAAGCAAGGGCAAGACGTGGGTGAAAAGTATCGAACGGGCGTTTACAGTAAGCACAAAGAACATCTGGACATCGCGCGGAGATACATCAATGCCCAAGAAAATTCAGCGCAAATAGTAATAGAGGTGCTTCCATTATCCAACTATGTGAAAAGTGACGAAGAGCATCAAGATCGGTTGACCTTGAGACCGAATGATTACTGCCACATCCCTCAAAATATTCTGCACAAGTACAGAGAATTTTAA
- a CDS encoding GTP-binding protein translates to MSSNPRPIRSVPTNIITGFLGVGKTSAILNLMRHKPADERWAVLVNEFGEIGVDGSIIQGQYNGEKKVFIREVPGGCMCCAAGLPMQIALAQLLSEANPDRLFIEPTGLGHPKEVLQVLLSKHYREVLSLQKTLTLVDARKLSDSRYTSHDTFNQQISIADTVVGNKLDLYQDSDKKRLIDYVKQHGQPNTHVLFSQHGEIAWEEFVGETQFGSFPSHQHDNQHKHEHKHQHSHARPLVSDTPIPESGFIKATNQGEGFQSTGWRFSPSKVFSRKKLASLLIGLKAERMKAVFITDLGVFAYNLTGDDLTEVELDDGLESRIELISDQINDSLEGKLLACLM, encoded by the coding sequence ATGAGTTCTAATCCGCGGCCAATTCGGTCGGTACCAACGAACATTATCACGGGTTTTTTGGGCGTTGGTAAAACCTCAGCCATTTTAAATCTAATGCGTCACAAACCGGCTGATGAACGTTGGGCTGTGCTCGTGAATGAATTTGGCGAAATAGGTGTGGATGGCAGCATCATCCAGGGCCAGTACAATGGAGAGAAAAAGGTCTTTATCCGTGAAGTGCCCGGAGGGTGTATGTGTTGCGCCGCTGGATTGCCCATGCAAATAGCGCTAGCTCAGTTATTGTCTGAAGCGAACCCTGATCGTTTATTCATTGAACCGACGGGGCTTGGTCACCCTAAAGAGGTACTTCAAGTGTTGTTATCTAAGCATTACCGAGAAGTCCTGTCACTTCAGAAAACCCTGACTCTCGTCGATGCTCGAAAATTGTCGGATTCACGCTATACCAGCCACGATACCTTTAATCAGCAGATATCCATTGCTGATACTGTCGTCGGTAATAAATTGGATCTTTACCAAGATAGTGATAAGAAAAGATTGATCGATTACGTTAAGCAGCATGGGCAACCAAATACTCACGTGCTTTTTTCTCAGCATGGGGAAATCGCATGGGAAGAATTTGTCGGGGAAACGCAGTTTGGATCATTCCCTTCGCATCAACATGATAATCAGCATAAACATGAACATAAGCATCAACATAGCCATGCTAGGCCCTTGGTGTCAGACACACCCATTCCGGAGTCTGGTTTCATCAAAGCCACAAACCAGGGAGAAGGGTTTCAAAGTACCGGCTGGCGATTCTCACCGAGTAAGGTATTCAGTCGAAAGAAACTGGCATCTCTACTTATAGGGCTGAAAGCTGAACGGATGAAAGCGGTGTTTATTACTGACCTAGGTGTCTTTGCTTACAACCTAACCGGTGATGATCTGACGGAAGTCGAGTTGGATGATGGTCTGGAAAGTCGGATAGAGCTGATCTCTGACCAAATAAATGATTCTCTGGAAGGAAAACTGCTAGCGTGTCTGATGTGA
- a CDS encoding HNH endonuclease, with protein sequence MPNYSSVDATKLASGNPNIGTPWQSLSPEAILQQVGHSGIQAGVDSAINGTDFSDGFVNSLRGGLANNVGAIAANQIGDWGVTHGLSEGGFTKSLLHGVSQGAVAELAGGEFIAGAAAGVATELAGSTLGNSGLEEKTQVDVAGLIGAVAGVAVTGDAEGAYTGQNAGGIVHQNNYLNHTDIKNALKDFTVCNGNTECEVKVIVEAKILSEDKDTLALSDCSEGDCKPHSRDLANATLPDNADIHYELIGDSQRAQEFYNLMKKENTDSLGPMTDASVQNNLTDWVTAMGFSDDVADMAVAGTGLFAGIQKNSKKNTSGSNQNAVSDGINGPPKVDKESDALQKPLTSIEVREALGVKYGPNNVKSTTVALNPRQRVNSAEGIDVVYDSYGNKGVKVVFQDPLTLERKSVNVAYDSQRGLPVFDDHSKYTTSIVKPDGYENMSSNARKSAEMRAATRDLRDKINSGQVDKNQFTETQLKFIQAGKESIPNYTWHHNVQSSPKNMQLIPKAVHDAVKHIGEASLSEGN encoded by the coding sequence ATGCCTAATTACTCCAGTGTCGATGCCACTAAACTTGCGTCAGGGAACCCAAATATTGGTACGCCATGGCAGAGCTTAAGCCCAGAAGCTATCTTGCAACAAGTCGGTCACTCAGGTATTCAAGCAGGTGTAGACAGCGCTATTAATGGTACCGATTTCTCGGATGGGTTTGTGAATAGCCTACGTGGCGGTCTAGCCAATAACGTTGGCGCAATTGCTGCCAATCAAATTGGAGATTGGGGTGTCACTCATGGGTTATCCGAAGGCGGTTTCACTAAGTCACTGCTTCATGGGGTGAGCCAGGGTGCGGTTGCTGAGCTCGCAGGAGGGGAATTCATAGCTGGAGCCGCTGCGGGTGTTGCAACCGAGCTTGCAGGAAGTACGCTTGGAAATTCGGGCCTTGAAGAAAAAACACAAGTCGATGTGGCTGGGCTTATTGGCGCAGTCGCGGGGGTTGCAGTAACGGGCGATGCTGAAGGGGCGTATACTGGGCAGAATGCTGGGGGGATTGTTCATCAGAATAACTACTTGAATCACACAGATATTAAGAATGCATTGAAGGATTTTACCGTATGTAATGGTAATACTGAGTGCGAAGTTAAAGTAATTGTAGAAGCGAAGATATTAAGTGAGGACAAAGATACACTCGCTCTATCTGACTGTAGTGAAGGGGACTGTAAACCCCATAGTCGTGATTTAGCGAATGCCACGTTACCTGATAATGCAGATATCCACTATGAGCTGATAGGCGATAGCCAGCGAGCGCAAGAATTCTACAACCTGATGAAAAAGGAAAATACTGACTCACTTGGACCAATGACCGATGCCTCCGTTCAAAATAATCTAACGGATTGGGTTACAGCGATGGGCTTTAGTGACGATGTTGCAGATATGGCCGTTGCTGGTACTGGTTTATTCGCGGGAATTCAAAAGAACAGTAAGAAAAACACTTCGGGAAGTAATCAAAACGCGGTTTCTGATGGAATAAATGGGCCGCCGAAGGTTGATAAGGAATCTGATGCTTTACAAAAACCGTTAACTTCAATTGAAGTTAGAGAGGCTTTAGGAGTTAAGTACGGTCCTAATAATGTAAAATCAACAACTGTCGCTCTAAATCCTCGACAACGGGTTAACTCCGCAGAAGGAATAGATGTAGTGTACGACTCTTATGGGAATAAAGGAGTTAAGGTTGTTTTTCAAGATCCTTTGACACTAGAGCGTAAATCAGTAAATGTTGCTTATGATAGCCAACGGGGGTTACCTGTTTTTGATGACCATTCGAAGTATACTACGAGTATTGTAAAACCCGACGGATATGAAAATATGAGTTCGAATGCTAGGAAGTCGGCTGAGATGAGAGCTGCGACACGTGACCTTAGAGATAAAATCAACAGCGGTCAAGTAGATAAAAATCAGTTTACTGAAACCCAGCTTAAATTCATTCAAGCTGGAAAAGAAAGTATTCCTAATTATACATGGCATCACAATGTACAAAGCTCTCCTAAAAATATGCAACTTATTCCCAAAGCGGTACATGATGCAGTTAAGCATATAGGGGAAGCTAGTTTGAGTGAAGGTAATTAA
- a CDS encoding SMI1/KNR4 family protein has translation MSVSNLTVFHDFGECDLSILESFETRLGIEFPMNYKEFIQKHNGASLVNEYFRFFCKRQDVFDSTGFYFLGFGSSEGLISSILDILNNQDYDVYGYEGLVSFGRNGSGDYVCFDYRNISVGSEPSIIFMLHDAYDEDGKMTTFYVAESFDVFCGLLFEL, from the coding sequence ATGAGTGTAAGTAATCTCACTGTATTTCATGATTTTGGGGAATGTGATTTGAGTATTCTAGAATCGTTTGAAACTAGATTAGGCATTGAATTTCCCATGAACTATAAAGAATTCATACAAAAACACAATGGAGCTTCATTGGTAAATGAGTACTTTCGCTTCTTTTGTAAACGTCAAGATGTATTTGATTCAACTGGTTTCTACTTCTTGGGTTTTGGCTCAAGTGAAGGTTTGATCTCTTCGATTTTGGATATATTAAATAACCAAGACTACGATGTGTACGGATATGAAGGATTGGTTTCATTTGGTAGAAATGGAAGCGGGGATTATGTTTGTTTTGACTATAGGAATATCTCCGTAGGGAGTGAACCGTCAATAATCTTTATGCTGCACGATGCTTATGATGAAGATGGTAAAATGACGACCTTTTATGTGGCTGAAAGTTTTGATGTTTTCTGTGGCTTGTTATTTGAACTTTAG
- a CDS encoding hemagglutinin repeat-containing protein codes for MTVYGASSGINLNASLNRSESKSSSTTHNNSQLSGDKISITSTQDTNIKGANVDADSELNVTVGGDLNIASVQDRHSSSNKGAGVSGGTSMGEGGDVTGANGGLNASNGRTSSKETLLTTLTSGGNSNITVANNTDVKGALIGTIDGEGQDLGNLNLETDTFTFADLTNSHYEQNQSMGINSSVGVQGGDISAESNSTSLQYSNSSGYSKSKTLATVGGGDLTVDNQEDSHDLTALNRDTENTEKDLFDVDRQQGNIDVTLDHRLLSEEGRAQIGEDVDRSILLGEALVELSTKDSVSVVTNAEDGQTGLGTHIQRKQDFYSAAKEFYNDSLNAKNRDILANPDNYSSEERQNANQAMIDYIAASIGVEPSDVLLVLNDERKGFYSNETDDIYISDNASSNAQETVATVANEASHMIDAQEFGTENKSDIYKENREEYSTIIDDAFADKLGSDYASNGYDLSTITHQNSNTQLNSITNKPKQVDSTLTSNTKTYDSLDKEEGANSLVPGADLVRWVALKGEVSLAELSSQDNAQDERIAVLTGEKLWQYGEEAVEMAQKMPATIEYLWDNPEELKKLPGHVQQAIVNYVDSFGNNMEAIAEGLVTNEPEAIEAQAQAESDLLADLTTTFIGAGISKVAITGGKLVVKKTAGLVDDVPTAQAPSGNGSLVGEGEFEVSNSTTRMTEHRDNLDTRLDDYIYTPSEKDKNNHTQVIDDVYAKAKSQDWKQDDPKKPEGNLAHTFYPMDELYLHGIPGTFEKLVGLKKGDELSRFVTKRQEPDWNYEINLDEGKYVAPNDGTPYDQRALPGDENQQVEIRFRVIKDFEDPIIKSKITAWFNTTGDTGIQLNTRKISEMEDNGWIEVIE; via the coding sequence ATGACAGTGTATGGCGCCTCTTCAGGTATTAACTTGAATGCCAGCCTTAATCGAAGTGAAAGTAAGTCCTCTTCCACCACCCACAATAATAGCCAGTTAAGCGGCGACAAAATCTCGATTACCTCGACGCAAGACACTAACATCAAAGGCGCGAATGTTGACGCCGACAGCGAGCTTAATGTCACCGTGGGTGGCGACCTTAATATAGCGTCAGTTCAAGATAGACACTCATCCAGCAATAAAGGTGCTGGCGTGAGCGGTGGAACATCCATGGGAGAAGGCGGTGATGTAACGGGCGCTAATGGCGGTCTAAATGCATCAAATGGCCGAACCAGCAGTAAAGAAACGTTACTGACTACCTTAACCTCTGGTGGCAACTCGAACATTACAGTAGCGAACAATACCGATGTGAAAGGTGCACTCATCGGCACCATTGATGGTGAAGGTCAAGACCTCGGTAATCTCAATCTAGAAACCGATACGTTTACTTTTGCAGACCTGACAAACAGTCACTATGAACAAAACCAAAGTATGGGTATCAACAGTAGTGTGGGCGTGCAAGGTGGTGATATCAGTGCGGAAAGCAATTCGACCTCGCTCCAATACAGCAATAGCTCGGGATACAGCAAGAGCAAAACGTTAGCGACGGTTGGCGGGGGTGACTTAACGGTCGATAACCAAGAAGATAGCCATGATCTGACGGCACTCAATCGTGATACTGAAAATACAGAAAAAGACCTGTTTGATGTTGATCGTCAGCAGGGGAATATTGATGTGACGCTGGATCACCGTTTGTTGAGTGAAGAGGGAAGGGCGCAGATTGGAGAAGATGTAGACCGTTCTATCCTCCTAGGTGAGGCGCTAGTTGAGCTTTCAACCAAAGACTCAGTGAGTGTAGTGACTAATGCTGAAGATGGGCAAACGGGACTAGGGACACATATACAAAGAAAACAAGATTTTTACAGTGCAGCGAAAGAATTTTATAACGACTCTTTAAATGCCAAAAACAGAGATATATTGGCGAACCCAGACAATTACTCTTCTGAGGAAAGGCAAAATGCTAATCAAGCAATGATAGATTACATTGCAGCATCAATAGGGGTCGAGCCGTCAGACGTATTGTTAGTGCTAAATGATGAGCGTAAGGGTTTCTATTCTAATGAAACTGATGATATCTACATTTCAGATAACGCAAGTTCAAACGCACAGGAGACCGTTGCTACGGTTGCTAATGAAGCCAGTCACATGATTGATGCACAAGAGTTTGGCACCGAAAACAAGTCAGATATTTATAAAGAGAATCGTGAAGAGTACTCAACAATCATTGATGACGCGTTCGCTGACAAGCTGGGATCAGACTATGCGAGCAACGGTTACGACCTCTCTACCATTACTCATCAAAACTCGAATACCCAATTGAATTCAATAACTAACAAGCCAAAACAGGTGGACAGTACTTTAACGTCGAATACAAAAACGTACGACAGTTTAGATAAAGAGGAAGGGGCAAACAGCCTTGTTCCCGGAGCCGATCTTGTTCGATGGGTAGCACTAAAAGGCGAGGTCTCTTTAGCCGAGTTAAGTAGCCAAGACAATGCCCAAGATGAGCGAATAGCGGTATTAACGGGAGAAAAGCTATGGCAGTACGGAGAAGAAGCGGTAGAGATGGCGCAAAAGATGCCAGCAACTATCGAATATTTGTGGGATAACCCAGAAGAGCTCAAAAAACTCCCTGGTCATGTGCAGCAGGCGATTGTTAATTATGTAGACAGCTTCGGTAACAACATGGAAGCGATAGCAGAAGGTTTAGTAACAAATGAACCTGAAGCGATTGAAGCCCAAGCCCAAGCGGAATCAGATCTACTGGCTGACTTAACCACGACTTTTATTGGTGCGGGTATAAGTAAGGTAGCGATTACTGGTGGTAAGCTAGTTGTTAAGAAGACGGCTGGGTTGGTGGATGATGTGCCGACGGCACAGGCACCGAGTGGGAATGGTAGTCTTGTTGGTGAAGGGGAGTTTGAGGTCTCAAACTCAACCACTCGCATGACAGAACACAGAGATAATTTAGATACACGACTAGATGATTATATCTATACCCCAAGTGAGAAAGATAAGAACAATCACACCCAAGTAATTGATGATGTTTATGCCAAGGCAAAATCACAAGATTGGAAGCAAGATGATCCGAAGAAGCCAGAGGGAAATCTAGCACATACGTTTTATCCTATGGATGAATTGTATTTGCATGGTATACCAGGAACATTTGAAAAACTTGTGGGTTTAAAAAAAGGCGATGAATTGTCGAGGTTTGTTACTAAAAGACAAGAACCTGATTGGAACTATGAAATTAACTTGGATGAAGGTAAATACGTGGCCCCAAATGATGGTACACCATACGACCAAAGGGCGCTACCTGGCGATGAAAATCAGCAAGTCGAGATCCGTTTTCGAGTAATAAAAGATTTTGAAGACCCAATTATTAAAAGTAAGATAACAGCGTGGTTTAACACCACTGGTGACACTGGAATTCAGTTGAATACACGAAAAATTAGCGAAATGGAAGATAATGGCTGGATAGAGGTAATAGAATAA